The DNA window TTTGTTCTTTTCATGATTGTCTCCTTCCTTTTAATTTAGTATTGTCAAAAGTTTTTGATTTAATATAGGTATAACTTTAAAATCTTTAGTAGGTTATGTGCGTTCTGTAGTCTTCCTTCGGTTTTGTTGNNNNNNNNNNCTTCCTTTAATTTTTGCTCGTTGAATATTTGGTTTTAGAAACACTATTTGATTTCAGCAATAACGACTCATAGTTCCTCCCTGTTCGATTAAGCTAAATTAATGCAGTTTGTAAAACCATTTGCGACAGCATATTTTGTTAAAGATCGAGCCAACATTTTCCGGCCGCGATTCAGCCGGGACATCACGGTGCCAAGGGGACAGTCAAGCGCTTCAGCAATCTCCTTGTACCTGAGGCTGTAAACATCACATAGGATTACGACAATGCGATATTCGTCGGCCAGCCTATCCAGGGCTGCTGCAATCGTGTCGTCAAAGAGCTCCTCATAATTTTCAATGAATTCGAATCCAGGGTTTCCAGCAAGCTCACTTTTGTTCTCCTGTGTTAACATTGCACAAATCTGGTCGAAATCCACTCTTTCCGGAATTTTTTTTTTGATTCGATACTCCGTGTTAAAGTTGTTGGCGAGGATGCGAAACATCCAGGCCTGAAAATTGGTGCCGGGTTCAAACCGATGAAAGAAACGAACCGCCTTCAAGTAAGTATTCTGAACGAGATCTTCCGCATCAAGTTGGTTTCTGGTCATTCTGAGTGCGGTGCTATAAAGGCGACCCATCGAGGGTAGCGCCAGGGATTCGAATTCCTGCATTTGGTTTCCTTTTGCAGCGGATAGTTGCAAAAAATTTCTCATTTGAAATATCCCTCCTCAATTAGTCTGTTCGACCGAAACACTTTCCATCGAACCCGGACTTTTTGTAAGTCTCAATGAATAGGTATCGCACCGTAGCCATTGGGCGGGAATGACTTAGAGCAGGGAACCAAAGAAAGTATCGAGCCATTTGGCAAAATTAACATAACAATCAAACAGCTGCCCACAAATGAACTAATGGGTTTTTCATCATATCATACATGTGGGGGTGCCGAACATATAGCACATTTTCCTGCTCCCTCAGGATTCGAAGAACATTGGGCACAATTCCCACACGACTTTTTACGAGAGGTCCGCTTTCTTTCGTATACGAAATTGATGCTGCAATCTGAATGTCACTCATCCGTAAACCTGGCTGACGATAATCCGGAACCTGAATCTCTTTCTCAAAGGTCACAGCCTTTCGGGTTTCCAAATCTTCTACAAATATTCGTAAAACATATTCGCCAGGCTTGACTGGCGAAGTGAATTCGATCAACCGATCTAGTCGTAGGCGATCAATCTCCTTAAAGGTTTTAACCTTAATGGAATCGATAACACTCTGATTGAATAGCTGCTGCCCTGAATAATCATACATTTCCCGAGTCAGTTTGTAACTCGCGAAAAACCCATCCCGGAATTTAACAAATATCAAATGTTTTGTCGATACCTGGCAGAATATTTTTAACAAAGTCTTTTCGTGCTCGTCAGATCTAAAGGTCAGAAAATCAACGGCAAATGTTATATTGCCGGAACCGCCGCCGGGGAAAACCTCCTGGGGGAAGCCAAAGAAAAACAAAACCAGACTGCAAAAAAACAGAGGGGTCAGTATGATTAGATTCCGTCCGTGCTTTTTCATCATTTTTGATCTTGCTCACTTGTTAATTATCTGACCAACGGGTCGCAGCCAAATTCATTAGCCCCTCTGAGCTGCGACTGGACCATTGGTTTTGGTCTGTCCTTAATAAAAAATGACTCCTTGCGATATTTTTTTAATGCCATTTCTGTGCCAAATGCTGTTAACTAAGAAACA is part of the candidate division KSB1 bacterium genome and encodes:
- a CDS encoding sigma-70 family RNA polymerase sigma factor gives rise to the protein MRNFLQLSAAKGNQMQEFESLALPSMGRLYSTALRMTRNQLDAEDLVQNTYLKAVRFFHRFEPGTNFQAWMFRILANNFNTEYRIKKKIPERVDFDQICAMLTQENKSELAGNPGFEFIENYEELFDDTIAAALDRLADEYRIVVILCDVYSLRYKEIAEALDCPLGTVMSRLNRGRKMLARSLTKYAVANGFTNCINLA